AATTCTGGTGCCGCGATATTGATTCCTGTGCAGGAAAGCAATATTCTTGCGCACGTCCTGCAAAATTATCGGGCATGCCTGCCTCTGCCTGAACGTTAACAAAGTATATACATTTATGTCTGAAGTAGAATGGGATCGTCTTGTCACCGAATCGGAGCGTGAATCTGGTGCCAACTGGAAACGCTGGGGACCGTATCTGGCTGAGCGTCAGTGGGGGACTGTGCGGGAAAGCACCGCAGATAGTGATCCGTGGCTGAATTTCACCCATGAAGGAGCCACCTGGCGCACCTATCGCTGGGGGGAAGATGGTCTGCTGGGAATTTGCGACCGTCAGTGCCGGCTCTGTTTCGGGCTGACTTTGTGGAACGGCAAAGACCCGATTCTTAAAGAGCGACTGTTCGGGCTCACCGGGCCGGAAGGCAACCATGGGGAAGACGTCAAAGAGGCCTATTACTACCTGGACTCGACTCCCTCTCATTCGTATCTGAAGGCACTCTACAAATATCCGCAGGCTGAATTCCCGTATGCGAAGCTCCGCGAAGAAAACGCAAAACGTTCGCGGCAAGAGCCTGAATACGAATTAACCAATACCGGCATCTTTGATGAAGCACGTTATTTCGATATTGAAATTGAATATGCCAAGGCGGCTGACGAAGACATTCTGATTCGTATCACCGTTTTTAATCGCGGGCCGGAAGAAGCACCGCTGCACTTACTGCCGACCTGGTGGTTTCGTAATACATGGAGCTGGGGGGAAACTCAGGAGCGGCCCAAGCAAAAGCCAAGCCTGGCGAAACTGAAAGCGGACCGGTTGCTGGCGAAACATGAATCACTGGGCGATTTTCAGCTGATTGCAGATGCGGGACCCGACGGAGAACTTCCGCAGTGGATGTTTACCGAGAACGAAACAAATACCTGGCGGTTTGATGATCCTGACAGCAAACGACCTTCCTGCAAGGATGCATTTCATCTGGCAGTGGTGGAAGGGGTCCAGGGTGTGGTCAATCCACGACCCAAGGGGACCAAATCAGCCGCCCATTATCAGTGCACGGTTCCTGCTGGCGCGTCCGTCGAGTTTCGCTTTCGCATGTCGGCAGTGGATGTACTGCCGGTGGAAGCGTTTGGCTCCGGGTTTGATAATGTGTTCAAGCAACGGATCGATGAAGCGGACCGTTATTCTAAATCGCTGGTCTCGCCGGGACTTTCGTCGGACGAACAGCAGATCATGAGGCAGGCCAATGCCGGCCTGTTATGGACGAAACAATTCTACCACTATGTGATTCCCCGCTGGTTGAAGAATCCACGCAAAGGGGAAGACGAAACCCCCTCACCGGGGTTGCCGAGCCCGCGAAATGCCGACTGGGGGCACTTGTACAACCGGAACATTATTTCGATGCCCGACAAGTGGGAATACCCGTGGTACGCCGCCTGGGATTCCGCGTTTCACCTGATTCCGTTTGCCAAAATCGATCCCTATTTCGCGAAGGATCAGGCGATCCTGTTCCTGCGTG
The sequence above is a segment of the Gimesia algae genome. Coding sequences within it:
- a CDS encoding MGH1-like glycoside hydrolase domain-containing protein, giving the protein MSEVEWDRLVTESERESGANWKRWGPYLAERQWGTVRESTADSDPWLNFTHEGATWRTYRWGEDGLLGICDRQCRLCFGLTLWNGKDPILKERLFGLTGPEGNHGEDVKEAYYYLDSTPSHSYLKALYKYPQAEFPYAKLREENAKRSRQEPEYELTNTGIFDEARYFDIEIEYAKAADEDILIRITVFNRGPEEAPLHLLPTWWFRNTWSWGETQERPKQKPSLAKLKADRLLAKHESLGDFQLIADAGPDGELPQWMFTENETNTWRFDDPDSKRPSCKDAFHLAVVEGVQGVVNPRPKGTKSAAHYQCTVPAGASVEFRFRMSAVDVLPVEAFGSGFDNVFKQRIDEADRYSKSLVSPGLSSDEQQIMRQANAGLLWTKQFYHYVIPRWLKNPRKGEDETPSPGLPSPRNADWGHLYNRNIISMPDKWEYPWYAAWDSAFHLIPFAKIDPYFAKDQAILFLREWYMHPNGQLPAYEWNFSDVNPPVHAWACWRVYQMTASNGDRDRNFLERVFQKLLLNFTWWVNRKDIRGKHVFSGGFLGLDNIGIFDRSKPLPTGGHLEQADGTAWMAFYCSSMLSIAFELADGNPAYEDMASKFFEHYVSIAEAMNSLDGTGLWDEEDGFYYDHLHLDGRSIPLKIRSIVGLIPLFTVDVLFDETIDKLPGFRKRMDWFLKSRPDLTKFMTYMERDQETENCGRRLLAIPTRERLLRMLRYLLDEDEFLSNYGIRSLSKYHEEHPFEYDLNGERLCVQYMPAESDSGLFGGNSNWRGPIWFPLNYLLIEALERYHLFYGKSLRVECPTRSGNYMDLQEVADEIRKRLSRLFLSKEDGGRPSYARTDSLLNDPHWRDLVLFYEYFDAETGRGLGASHQTGWTALISPILGTLASRCKEGDQSQQTAPGTMQPEETEQGP